The sequence CCCCGACGGCCAGTTCGTGCTGTTCGATGACGGGCTTCTCAACAATTGCGACAAGCCGGTCGGTTATCTGCGTGGCCTCGGCATCGACCACGTCGACTACCACATCGCCAGCCACTACCACAGCGATCACATCGGCTGCGCCGGGGAGGTCCTGGGACGGTTTCCGCTGACCACGGCGGCCATCGACAGGGGCGGGAGCTACCCTTCCTCGACGTACGCCTTGTACGCCGACGCGGTGAAGGACAAGAGGCGGACCGGGCAGGCCGGCCAGAGAATCGTGCTGGGCGCCGGCTCGGCGCGGCCCGTCACGATCGAAATCGTCGCGCTCGACGGCAATGGTCAGTCCACGAGCAACGAGAACGACCTGAGCCTCGTTGCGGTGGTGCATTACGGCCGGTTCGATGCCGTCATGGGGGGCGACCTGAGCGGGTTCAAGGCCCAGGACTACCTGGACATCGAATCGTCCGTCGCTTCGAAGGTCGGCCAGGTCGAGGTCTACAAGGTCAATCACCATTGCAGCGCCTACAGCACCAACGACACCTGGCTGGAGACGATCAAACCGCGGGTCGGGATCATCTCCGTGGGGAAGAAGAACCGCTACGGTCACCCGGCGCCGGACTGCCTCGAGCGGCTGCACGACAAGGGGGTCGTCACGTACTGGACGGAGACGGGCGCGGGGGCGGAGCCCGAGCCCGACCGGGACTTCGTCGCGGGCAACATCGTGGTGACGACCGACGGCGAGGCGACGTTCACCGTGACGTCCGACCACGCCGATCCTCGGACGTACTCGCTCTGGGGCGCGCCGGACGGGAGTTCGACCACGGGCTTCCAGTACGCCTGGAGCGTAGCCAGCGACATCTATCACTACGCGCAGTGCCGCTACGTGAGCAGCATCAGCCCGGCGAACCTGCAACAGGGGGGGCAGCCGCCGGCAGGAAAGCAGCTGCACAGCGGCTGCCCGAAGTAGACCGCGCCCCTATGGCCCGGTGACGCTGACGAGGCTCGCGAGCTCGGGGGCCCCGGACAGCGACTGCTCGAGCACGATGCCGATGCCCGGCGCGTAGACCTTCAGGTCGTAGGATCCGGGCTCGATCCGCGTCGCCTCGAGAGTCTTCAGCGTGTTACGCAGCTTGCCGTACGGCACGGTGACGGTCCCTCCCCGCTCGACGACCCAGGCGGTGTCCTCGGCCTGCCCTGCAAGAAACTCCTGCCGGTAGGCGTCCGGGATCTGAGGATTCGCCTCCATGATGAGTCCGGGCTCGGCATCGTTGACCCCGGCCATCCACGACCCGGACGTGTCGGTCTTCCCGTTCGCGAGAAACGCCGTGGTGTCCTCGCCGAGATACCAGACATTCCCCTGCTTGTCCTGGGCGTAGAAGTCGAACGTCTTCTCGAGCAGCGTGCCGTTGTGGGTGGAGACGTCGCTCACCATCCTCGCGGTGATCCCTTCGATGACCCTCGTCTGATCGGTGACGACCACCGTGTCGACCTGACTCTGGCCGTCCTTGATCCCTTCGTAGACCAGCGTTCTGCCGACCGGGAGCGGGAAGTAAGGGTTGTCGATCACTGAAACGAAATTCGCCGGGTCGAGCACCGGCTCGTAGTCGGTGCCGGATGCTGGCGCGCTCGAAGCGCGCGTGGCAGCCGCGATCGCTCCGGTCATGGATATCGCCGCCAATACGGTGAGCAGCTTTTTCATCATCGGAACCCTCCTTTTATTTGGCCGAAGGATTCTCCACCCGGACTGCGGAGAATTCAAGGAATCGGCGACGATTGCGCAGAACCCCTCTTGCCGGTCCGATGTTCCGGTGATACAAGGGTCGCAGGTTTCAACCCCCGTTTTGCTG comes from Candidatus Dormiibacterota bacterium and encodes:
- a CDS encoding MBL fold metallo-hydrolase, yielding MSPTWRWSVVLCLALLGIVPLQAQPLQLHFMDVGQGDGAVLIAPDGQFVLFDDGLLNNCDKPVGYLRGLGIDHVDYHIASHYHSDHIGCAGEVLGRFPLTTAAIDRGGSYPSSTYALYADAVKDKRRTGQAGQRIVLGAGSARPVTIEIVALDGNGQSTSNENDLSLVAVVHYGRFDAVMGGDLSGFKAQDYLDIESSVASKVGQVEVYKVNHHCSAYSTNDTWLETIKPRVGIISVGKKNRYGHPAPDCLERLHDKGVVTYWTETGAGAEPEPDRDFVAGNIVVTTDGEATFTVTSDHADPRTYSLWGAPDGSSTTGFQYAWSVASDIYHYAQCRYVSSISPANLQQGGQPPAGKQLHSGCPK